From Oreochromis niloticus isolate F11D_XX linkage group LG15, O_niloticus_UMD_NMBU, whole genome shotgun sequence:
CACGGTGTGTAGCTCAACACTAAACAGTCTAAATATCAACCTGAACCAGTTCAGTTACTAAAACCTCAGGTTTTATCACCCTGTGTtactctgtttttttctgttaccTCTGTGCAGTGTGGTCGTCTTTATCCGGCTTTCCTCCAGTGTCACAAAGCAGCCACTCATCTCTTCTGTCACAGCTTCACCTGTCCCGATATCGCAAGTCATCATCCTGATGGGACCTCTCCCCCCCTTCAAGTGGACCTGGATGCTGTCCTGCACCAACACACATGCATGAATGTAACCTGAGTTTCAGCGCATGTTTAGAAAAATTTATCATCAGGttttgaaaaacaacaaaaacaatgattATTTTACACACTATTTTAATCATGCTACATTTATTGGAGTTGAACTCAGATAAAAGAGACCAGATCATCCTGAAAATGAACTTTATCCTAGTCTGTgatattttagtatttttatgttgttttaccTCTGTCGGTGCAGGAACCTCCAGTTTGGTTTCCTCTGGAGCTTTGACGACGATCACCGTCTGCTCCTGGAAAGCTTCGAGCCGGCTGATGTCCTCATGGGTCACGTAGGCCAATGTGCAGGAGGACAGTTAAAGAAAACTATCTTCTATTCACTTAACAGTTATTAAAGGGTGATTTTAGACCTCACGGTTTCTTTTCATGCCAATGCCAAAAGTGACATTTTAATCTTTATAGAGTGTAAAGAGTGACGCTCTCAGATGTGCAGCTAGAGTAAATCATTGATAGATTTTCTCTCATTTAACCTGCAGTAACTAATGTAATGGCCACAAGGGGGCAGTGGAAGCACAAATATGGAATTATAATAAGAATACAATTATAATTGTATTCTTATAATCTTGAAGGCAAACTCTGCAAACCAGGGGCTGTTTCTGTATCAGCAGGTGTGACACCAAGTGgcatttaattaaactgcaggtTTTTTCATGCATGAAGAGAAGAAGTTTTGGTGCTCAGAAGTTTTACACAAAGCCAGAGGAGTCTCAGCTCTCTTGGAGTTTTGTTTACTCAagcataacatttttttttttttttttttaaacatagaaCATTTACATTAATTTCCATTCAAATTGGCAAAAAAACTTTTTACATTTACTATAAATGGCCCAGTCATGCAAACTGACTTGTTTTTAGGCTAattttgagaaagaaaaaactttgACGTGGTTAAATCATGGCTTACATTCAGGAGAGCATTGTTTTCATTACTTCTGTTCAAACTGTCCTGAGTCCCTGATAGAAATGCATAAGGATATAGAGCGTTCTGGCACTCGTCAGTCATGTCAAACAGCTGCTGGGCGCAGCTTTTGATGAGGCTGTCAAGTGTGTCCTCCACCAGCTTCAGGTTCTCCAGCTCTCTCTGGAACTTCTGCCTGCTCTTTGGCAGAAAGCTGGAGATTGGACAGCTTCCTCTGGACAGACGACAAGTTTACTGTTACACTGTGTTACACAGACAGCACACAGGACCTTaagttgaatttttttttcaaaaaacatCTTTAAGCAACCTCTTTCTACTGATAGAAACCCAAGAGATGTTCATGAAGACCCACAAAGACCTActgtcaaaaaatgtattttgttagCGTTTAacattaaacacacaaagtATTCAAAACTCAACAGTAAGAAATTAACTTTTGCTCACTCACATCCACTTAACCTTATTGGCTGTCTGCTTCTCAATGAAGCTGAAGCCCTCCAGGACGTTGGTGATGTCATAAACTCGCCGCCTGcgggtttgcagtgttttcatcACCTCCCGGAGGTCGATTGAGCCATCGGGCGACATCAGCAGAAGCTCCAGGAAACGCACCGTCAAAACTCCCAGAGACACATCTGAAACCAACATGACACTCAGATAAAGGTGGAGCAAGGGGATAAAAACCATCTTAAATCTACATCTTTCTATGTTATCCACTAAAAGATGTTGCAAACACAGCACAGGTTAGGACTACACTCCACGTGGCTGTTAAAGTCCCAAGCCGTGAGTCTCCAGTTGGCTGGCTGAACATTTACTCGATCTTGTCCGCTACTTCTCCGTATTTCAAATCTACCCTAACCTAACcctaataaataaatctgaataaATAGTAAATATAAAAGAAGGATGCACCTTGTCGGGTGGATATcctggtctgtatcatctcttTCAAATGACTGAGGATTTCCCTGGAAAGAaagattgaagaaaaaaaaaaaactaaattcatTTGTCATTTATTGTTAAGTTGTCTGCCATTTGTAAAATGTagtaagaaagcaaaaaaaaaaaaaaaggcattttgggtttgttttttgttttttaccttcttGTTCCTAAATCCGTCTTGGCATCTGGTTCCTCGAGTtcaaaaagtgaaaacaaagcagaTCAAAGTCAGGATGGTTTCATGTCCACCAAAAAGTGTTAAAAAGCCAACTTATTCACACCAAAAAGTAAGAATTAGgattaacacacaaaaaaaacaaacaatcaattacaagctgatttttttaaatacatgttttCAAACACTGTGGTTAATAAATTAAACAATATTGTAACTGCTTATACACTCAGTTATGTcttcaatgtaaaaaaaaatatatattcagtAAGTCACTAGTTTTGgaatagggctgccacaaacgattattttgatagtcgactagtcaccgattatttttgcgattagtcgactaatcagatcatgcatccagcatgcatctgctcttatataactatcattagcttacagctttaagtgtttagggtatgtgctaactaaaaataaagacaagatgatagtttattaaatttaatgagatttgcagattgtttcggtgaagtttaataaactccttgctatctaaaatataacgggacaccggagtatattctcgaacATCTCAcaataatcagttgtctgcttgacgtttatttagCCGTGCATAAACtatgactttaatctcagccaaaccgatttactcaggaacaaataaaatactaaaaaaaggccaaacaataacatttttaagttatccaagTGACAGATATatatttaacctgagtagcgaaagacggtggtgggtttgaaaacgatttgccgggagtccggtgttctcacgggctctagtgagccttgcccccgggtagctatcgagctagtgggtaacagacgtctccgaaaacgccggagcgcttttgaaaatatgcggtgtcttgataaactgagcagatatttgaggtttacacagctacattctcgcctgaaaatatgttaaacgtttattttgtgacccagaaagaataataagagtaatattaaaactaactagctgccgccattgttgaaaactgagcagggccgcgctatgaattctgggacactgcttcttcttcttcttcggagtttaacggcagctggcatccttgtacatgcagtgctgccatcttctgtttcagtccgttattacactcttaaatcctacaaagcttcaaacgacgcgtcgactattaaatcagtcgtcgacgattttgatagtcgacctaatcgtgactagtcgactaatcgtggcagccttAGTTTGGAACTGAGAAGtagaagaaaatcaaaacaaaaaaaagtttttaacttaaaaaaaatgcatcaacgTGACATCCCTTTATCCCCCCACTCAACTAAGGGCATAATTTGGTCAAGAATTACTCCAAAGTTCCTCACAGTGGTACTGGAGGCCAAATACATTCCAGTATTCTCACTCCCAAATCACAGGTCGAGGCCTTTATGTATTTAACATGTGTTTACTGATTTGTGTAATTTGGTTAGTGATTCCACATTAGTGCAGACAATGTGCTGGAGGGCTTTCAAACCAGCaaccatgaaaaaaagaaaaaaaaaaaaaaaacccaaacaaaactgGCAAACTTGGCACTTACAGACAGACCCTGTATGACTCTATACAGGGAACAGCAACCAGCTGTGAACTGGACCTTACTTTACATCACACAAAGAAATGTAGAGATAGCCATTTTCTTACCTGCTTATGTGGAGTAGGTCTTTGTGCAAAAGGTATAACAGGAACATtaacttcctcctcctcttcctcctcctcctcctcctcctcaccaccaccaccaccaccaccaccacctcctccagcaGCCCACTGATCCTCCTCCTCGGACGACTCGGCCCCCCATTGACTAAGCAGACCCAGGGCTCCGTCAAGGCAGGGGGGCATTATGGGAATGGCGTCACTGCTGACGCCTTCATCTGAGATGTCCTCTGGTAGGAAGTGGTCTTCACAGATTAGATGCTGCTCTGCAGAGTCCTGCTTCTCTGTCTCCCTCAGTGCTGCAAGCCACACCTGAACACAGTTACACAGTTAGTCTTTATTGATCTCTAGTTTGACTGGCTGGGTTTTCACTACATCACAGATATTGTGATACATGACCAAAGTATTTTTGATCTGGTAGTTATTTATGattaaaactgcatttatctggtagaaataaaaagaaaaaagtattaaCTCGTCTATTGGCCaaactacttttaaatatcgTAAACAGCACAGCTGATTCCATGTTTTGGAAATGGCTTCCTATTTACTCCAGCTGTGTAGTAAATGAGCTAACACATGTCATCAGGGTTATTTAAACAGCAGCTGTTTAAATGGCATCATGTTAGCGTCATGTTAGCCGATAGAAATCATATATAAGCGATGCTAACGGTCGTTATTCACACATGTAGCTTGTAAATATGTTGTAACTCGCAAAGTCTTTTGACCCTACCTGGACACGCGCAGGGTCCTGGGGGAAGTTGAAGAACCTCTTCTTGGGTCTGTTGAAGAGCCCCCGGCTAACATTTACCATGCGGTTCGGACACCCAGAGACGACACACTTCACCATGGTAATCGTCTCTTCACCGCCCAGCCTCAACACACCGACCGGACAAAGCGCACATCCGCAGCCCGTTTGTAACCGTTAGCACACGGGGAATAAAAACCCGCCACAGCACGACTGGTTTGTTTGTGTCGTCTTCCACGCCGGAAATAGACATGTTTTCACCCGGAAGTACAACAACGCAGGCCACCGATTGCGATACTGCATGTTGGCGCCAAATGTGCGCCCTCTACCGGACAATTGGTCGTGCTCCCCGGACTGGCGGTTTTAGATGTATTTATggatttaatttctttttaaagcttTATTCACATatcacagtttgtttgtttagacATGTAGACATTCAAACcagcctgctgaagttcaaacttcATAAAAAAGTGACATATGTGACTTTGAAAGTAGCATTGTTGTTGGTGCTAGACAGGCAATATGCAGAtttgagatgagatgagatgagatagcctttatttgtcagttgcagttCACAACCTTGacgaccgtacatacaatacacaaacatcacattggggagacaggttaGGCTAGGTagcaagggaaaaaaacacatcgaaatgtgtaacacaaaaggataatccaggaatgcacagatatcaatACACTATAACACAAtaacacacagacaagcaacatgggagAATATTCCAGTGTGTACAGCTggatctgggaccgctgcaatcttcGATCGTGCCTCCAGCTGATCCGCTGTCCACATCGGATGGGAGGCAAGCATGGGAGGAGGCGTTGGATTCGGGGGAGGGAGGGTGATAGTATCAGTGTACTTGTttcgtgcgtgtgtgtgtgtgtatattccGTGTTCAGCTGAGAGAAAGTGACACCACGCCCGGTTAAGCCAAGGTCAACAGTCTCCAGTGGACCCAGATGGCCTTGAAGGAGGGACAAAGAGTTCTGACAACAATCCTGTTATCATGGAGAATTTTTGTTGTTCCAGTCAGCTTCGACCTTTGCAGGCCTTCAGCTGGCGCCAGTGGGATAGCCGCATGAGTGAAGATGTTTGTTGTGTGCCCACGTTATTACTGAATTAGGCTGAGCACTCTGAATTAAATCAGGACATAAAGCACGGTCTTTCTCTTGCTTTATTGAATACTGTTGATCTGACAACTAGCCACTTAACGGGGCCTCCTTCCGGACAACAACATCCGGTTCAAAAGTCATCACATTAAGACATAGCCATATATCAGTACATGACAATGTTGAATGTTTGggtttagtgcgaacaactgcaTCCAATTTTTACAGTTGGTCTAATGTCCGTCACTGGTCACCAATTCTCTCAATTCCCGTTCTTCTTCTCCAAGATGTTATCCATATTGCAGAGCCATGAGCTTCTCCTAGATCTTATCCATATTGCGTTCAAAACACAATCTGAGTGCTCACAGTCCTGCCTATCGTCTATCACGTCGGCCAGTCTTATgggattttgaacagctgtagccGCTTCTTGTTCTTTGATAAGCCAGGTCCGAGCCATCTCCAATCAGCCAGAACTCTGTTATCGTGGTTCCGAATTGGTAGATGTCGTTCAATGTCCTCCATCGAGAGTGTCGCCAGACACACAACGCAACCAACCATCGAGTATCCGGCAGCAAACATCTCCGCAGGACAATCGGGCTCTCCCCAGCCCAGGAAGGTGTCAGTTTCGTTATGGGACCAGTttatcaaatccataattctttagGTTCTAGAGAACAAGACTGAGAAACTCTTTGAGGGTTAGACAAGACTAGACAAAGAcatagaagcagcagcagggaagataagggaggGAGAGGGTGAAAGATGAGTCCGCCTCCTCCGAGAGCCTTATTAATCTGAGCAGATCTCACAAACTGCTCAGATttccccacacaaccatctctagggttaaTGGAGAGTGGCCAAAAAAGTAGAACATATCCAGAGCCCTCTCATCTATACCAATGGCTGCAATttgacccacaacaacaacctcatcatcatcaagtttgctgacagtagtcggactcatctcaaagggagacaaggcagcctacagagaggaagtcctgaagttggcagcatggtgttcagagaacaacctggcactgaacatcaagaaaaccaaagaggtCACTGTCGACTTCAGGAGGCACAGCATTGACTTAGCCCCCTTatacatcaacggggagtgtgtgttcatatgtatatagtgctgcagaaACTGTGCACCTCACCCTCCTTTCTTCTCccacatgtttgcactgagtaggagatgctctgtatctcattgtacatctgtatagtgacaataaaggcattctattctattttatacTAAACAGCAATTCTGCCTTGTTGCTGGGGCAGCaccatctctgctggggacagaaagagactgaacaggcaaATCCATGGGGCaggctctgttctaggatgcccccTGGACCCAGTGGACGTGGTGAGTGACCGGAGAATGgaggctaagctgtcatccctgttggacaacatctcccaccccatgcaggagactctgatggcactgagcagctccttcagtggcaggctacAGCACCAACaatgtgggacggagagattccacaggtctttccttccaactgctgtcagactctacaacaaaGACTTTGCAGATGACCATACACGCGCagacagatgcacacacacacacattcaataCACCACAATAGCCTTTGCCTAGTCTCCCTTATGTGTGATACTGCTAAGTATAATTTTCCAGTGCAACATAGTATTTTATTCAatttatatagtattttattctattgtatacaGCATCTTGTTCTGTTTTATATAGTATGttattctattttatcttattctgttcctttttttcttaatttttgctgcttGTAACTTtgtactgtccactttctgccaTAAcctaacaaatttcccacgtgtgggactaataaaggtttatcttatcttatcttatcttatcttatcttatcttatcttatcttgatACCAGAGGATAacagccagactgctttgagcttaTAGGAAAGCATCAGAAACTCAAATAATAAGTacttacaaccaaggtatgcagaagaccATGTTCAACCTTGAAGTAGATGAACTACAGCAGGAGAAGAGTACCACTCATTTCAGTTAAGAACAAAAAACTGAGGCTAGAATTCGCCCAGGCTCACCAAACTGGAGAATCAGAAGACTGGAAGAACATTACCAGGTCTGATGAGAGTCAATTTCTGCTGACATTCAGAAGGTAGGGTCAACAACATGAAAGCTTGGCTCTATCCTGCTCTCTATCAGTGTTTCAGGATAGTGTTATTGGTGTGATGGcatgggggatattttcttccAAACTTTGGGTATCCTTTAAATGTTACAGCTTACCTGAGTATCTTTGCTGACCATATTAATTCCTGTATGAACAGTATACCCATCTCTGATGGCaacttccagcaggataatgcaccatGTCAGAAAGTTGGTTTCAAACTGGTTAATTGATCATGGTAATGACTTTGCTGCAAAAagtgtgtgatgctatcacatCAATATGGACATAAATCACAGAGGATTGTTTTCAGCACCCTGTTGAAACTGTGCCATGAAGAACTAAGGCAGCTCTCAAGACAAAAGGGATCCAATCTGGTACTAGTAAGGTATTGGTAACCTGTAGTAAATAACTGGTTCAGATCAAACACTAACGTGCTTGTAGGTGCCACCAGTAGTAGATAGCTCAGTGTAAGATCCTGACCAGCTGCAGAAGCTGTGTATGCTATCCCATTTCTGTTAAGTCCATCAATAAACTACCTAGGACTTAGAGTTAGGGATTGGGTCGATTTAATGTGCACCCCTCTTTATAGAATTTTTGCCCACCTAAAccaaataaaaattttaaatatgcTTGTCTAGGATGTGGCTAACACAAAAACCCAGCCTTAACTCTAATGAGTTCACCAGTACCCAGGTAGATATCCCTGAACTACTTTTGGTACTGAAACTAGTACTAGCCAGTGCATCCTGGGAAGGCTTGCTTTATTGGAGATGGTCTCAGACTCAAACTACCATTTGTCAAGGTCACACAGATCcttgcattttcctttttcctacatcatagtggttttaatgttttggcAAATTGGTGTATCTTCTATTTTTCAGTTACAAAGATAACTGGGCAACTGGATCTCTTTTCATTGgtgtataaataataaaaatcactAAATGTCTGCTGACTGCACACTATTAACATAACTAACTGTcagctttaaaaatgacaaacaaagTGAAGGTTATAATCAGTGTTGCAACACAAGATTTATTCAGAGCAAGAGATGCCAACACCAGCATGATAAAAATTGTACAAACTTCACAAGTCAAATTAAAATATCACATAGCAACTCATGACCTTAAACATACAGCAAAAATATCAACAGAAACCCATGCCATGTGGTAAGAAAACTGCTGTCGAAAGTTTTGCAAGTAACAGAGAAAAAGGGGtaaaaggagagaaaatgaaTGTTGTATAAAAACCCCTTATCTGTGCACTGCTGAAAAGAAACGATCATCTTCATAAATtgatgatttcacaaatattcaTATGGATTTTCTTTTGCATTCTAGCGTGTCACATGTTAGTGTTGAGATTCTCTATGTAAATAGTTACAGTTTAGCTTTTACATCTGTTATTACAATATCTAGTCTATCGACTGTCTTTAAATGGCAGAATTGTGCTTTTACTCCCATTTCCTTTGTTATCAGTAAGAATAACTgactaaataaaaaatacaagctGTCAGTCTATCTAACGCAGAAGTTTACTGGCAGGAAGCTGCAGACGCCAAGTTCTGGACGAAGATGTAAAAGTCAGGGAATGAGACTTTGCAGTAAATGTCCAAAGAAGTCTTAAAAGAAAACTCCCCCCTTTGCAGTTTGTTTCTCCCTTGTGtggaaaaattaagaaaaaaaatacattaaaaaatgtatttttgtatgatgAGACAATTTGTAGTTTTTTACACAAGTAAATCTTTTCCCCTCATTTATATTCATATCTAGACAAGCTGGTTTAAATATATCAGCTGCACCTGATTACACAGAAATGCAGTTTAGTTTCCATAAAAGATTTATCAACATTTCTGTACTTTGAAGTATCAGTTTTCATTAGTACCCCTTGTCTAAAAACTTTCATATGGCTACCAGCTGTATCAAGTGTTTCTGCTGGTAATTATGGTGGTGTAATTATGTATCATTTAGAAACAATCCAATAAATTGCTTTcctttaaaacattaaattgaACTTTTATGCTTGTATAAGTGAGGAAAATTTCACCCTTTCATCACTTTAACTGTATAACTGCTATTACTAAGCTGTATAGTGCAAGTTCCAAAATTTGTCTCTATCCATGTATTACAATttcaaacaaatatattttaaaaatatactcAAACGTTTCCACCTTAGATTCTCACGAGGCTCCTGGATCATATACAGTGATACTGTTCGTGTCTTAATTTGGTCCAGAGTGGCTTTACAGTAATATATCAGTCAGTGTATGCAGAGAAGCCCATcacatgtgcaaatgtttaaatattttgcatTGCCTACACAGTTTCCCATCATATTAACTGGTTCTAAAAAGAATTAGGTTTGATTTATGCTTGTTTTAGCGTTGTTAGTGGGTAACCTAAAGTTACACTCGGTTGAATTAATCTTCTGCAAACATTGGGGGTTGTAATCGGCTTACAACATACAATCATGTTTTTATgtacacacagaaaacatatgtgaatttttcctttaaaagaTCCAAATATTTTGGAACTCATTTTGGAACCGCACACCATTCTGCCCAACACAGGCCTGTTACATCCCAAGCAACCCAAACATGAGCCCAAGTCTCAGGAGGTTAAGTGCTCCAGGAGTCATCTTACAATGTCTATGCAGAAAATAAAAGGGCACTACAGTTTTCCACTCTGTTGACACCATATTTTGGAAAAGATGGCAGGCatattaaaaaattattattgtcTTATTATCCAATGCAAACACGTTTTAGAATGTGTCTGCATACCAAAGAAGAGATCCTGAACTGTGATGTTTCAGACAAAAGTTTGACTGTGAAGACGTTTTCTTCTGCTAAATCTTGGACTGTGAAATGAAGGAGACTGGGGAGAGACCACAGGGGGAGTTTTCCCTTAATTAAATCAACTCAGTGAAATTTGCTTCAAGTTGCTTTCCAACAGGCATCTCCAGCACAAAGTCTTATCAAAGTCAGTTTCCACAAACTCGCTGTACAGTTTTTGCTTCATTTACCACGTGATAATACTTTAACATACTCCAATAAAGTGCATGCATGATCGACGGTGTTGAGAAAACATGTTCCATCAGTACTGTGATTTCAGACCGAATGTCATCAGTAAGGCCGATTCAGATCAAATACTCAGTCGGTAAATTCAGTGCACAGACGTCACGACTGCTGGCTCTAGTTTTCATTCATCTTTTTCAATTACAAagacttaaaaaagaaaaaaagaaaagcggTGCTTGGTCATCACGTCGTCTGGCATCATGTCCCATTGTGGCTCAGACAACAAGATGCATGACTGGAAAGACGTTTTCTACAGAACGAGTGCAATATACAATGAAGGATGGGAACTTTGACCCTGTTAGTCCAGCGGAGCCGTCAGCCTCGAGAAAGAAAAGTCATATCTACAGATCCGTTTGCCTGCTAAGTGCCTCTTAACGggcaataaaaacatcaaaacatgGAAACAAAGGTGTCCCTGTGCAAAGTCGAACATGACAGAACCAAAGTCCTCTCACCCGTGTCAGATTCCTAAAACATGATTGTAGTAAAAGGTTTATACAAAACGCAATACATTTA
This genomic window contains:
- the e2f6 gene encoding transcription factor E2F6 produces the protein MVKCVVSGCPNRMVNVSRGLFNRPKKRFFNFPQDPARVQVWLAALRETEKQDSAEQHLICEDHFLPEDISDEGVSSDAIPIMPPCLDGALGLLSQWGAESSEEEDQWAAGGGGGEEEEEEEEVNVPVIPFAQRPTPHKQEPDAKTDLGTRREILSHLKEMIQTRISTRQDVSLGVLTVRFLELLLMSPDGSIDLREVMKTLQTRRRRVYDITNVLEGFSFIEKQTANKVKWIGSCPISSFLPKSRQKFQRELENLKLVEDTLDSLIKSCAQQLFDMTDECQNALLAYVTHEDISRLEAFQEQTVIVVKAPEETKLEVPAPTEDSIQVHLKGGRGPIRMMTCDIGTGEAVTEEMSGCFVTLEESRIKTTTLHRETSIPQSPTESHTEHVATS